A DNA window from Rossellomorea marisflavi contains the following coding sequences:
- the hflK gene encoding FtsH protease activity modulator HflK, whose translation MSLKQTYKVTGMVVGALILIGVLVTSWYTVDESEQALVLTFGKAGDPVVEPGLHFKMPWPIQQVETLSKETFTLQFGYEESEGEIKNFPKETKMITGDEYIVLADLVVQWKITDPEGYLFNAENPKEILYDATSSSIRSIIGSSLIDDALTSGKAKIEGDVRDLLTNLIEDYDIGISIIGVKLQDVELPNEDVRSSFTAVTDAREMKNTKTNEAKKYQNQRMNEAQGEKKAIMSKAKGEKIARIEQARGDVAVFDKLYDQYKTNPDITRKRLVLESLETVLPNAEIYIMKDDGETLKHFPIRPMEGKAKAEEKAEEKEAKTDE comes from the coding sequence ATGAGCTTGAAGCAAACATATAAGGTGACGGGGATGGTGGTGGGAGCACTGATCCTCATCGGGGTGCTAGTGACTTCTTGGTACACGGTGGATGAGTCGGAACAGGCGCTTGTCCTTACATTCGGGAAGGCGGGGGATCCAGTTGTGGAACCGGGCCTGCACTTTAAGATGCCTTGGCCGATCCAGCAGGTGGAAACGCTATCGAAGGAAACGTTCACGCTGCAATTCGGGTATGAAGAAAGCGAAGGGGAAATCAAAAATTTCCCGAAAGAAACCAAAATGATCACGGGTGATGAATACATCGTCCTGGCCGATCTTGTTGTGCAGTGGAAAATCACGGATCCGGAAGGCTATCTCTTCAATGCAGAAAACCCGAAGGAAATCCTCTATGATGCCACATCATCATCCATCAGGAGCATCATCGGGAGTTCACTGATCGATGATGCATTGACTTCGGGTAAGGCTAAAATCGAAGGGGATGTCAGAGACCTTCTGACCAATCTGATAGAAGACTATGATATAGGGATTTCCATCATCGGTGTAAAGCTGCAGGACGTGGAACTGCCGAATGAAGATGTGCGCTCCTCCTTCACAGCCGTCACCGATGCGCGTGAAATGAAGAATACCAAAACCAATGAAGCCAAAAAGTATCAGAACCAGCGCATGAATGAAGCGCAGGGAGAGAAGAAGGCGATCATGTCCAAGGCAAAGGGCGAGAAGATTGCGAGGATCGAACAGGCACGGGGGGATGTGGCCGTCTTCGATAAGCTCTATGATCAATACAAAACCAATCCCGATATCACACGGAAGCGTCTGGTGCTTGAAAGCCTTGAAACCGTCCTGCCGAATGCCGAGATCTACATTATGAAGGATGACGGGGAAACCCTGAAGCATTTCCCGATCCGACCGATGGAAGGGAAAGCGAAGGCGGAGGAAAAGGCTGAAGAAAAGGAGGCGAAGACCGATGAGTAA
- the pnpS gene encoding two-component system histidine kinase PnpS, producing the protein MTKYRTKLLLALITLIIGVLIGLGLLLGQIFKNFYLETLNSRIQKEARLLANSIEENGPLQGTNPSIINELSDILDVRITLLDKDGKVIDDTKRPGSLGDQKQKEIIASIKDDWDVKDRHKKVVDEGREFRYYWYPLNQNGNQSDGLLIMSTEVDEFEEGNQQIWLVLTISLVLALVLIIILGSRITVRYTKPIESATNVAMELAKGNYRARTFEDRLDETSMLSSSINILARNLQEMVNAQEMQQDRLTTLIENMGSALLLIDHRGFIVLTNRTFREFFNLEEKELRKVRYHEVIHFQEVNRLVEEIFMTEKRVRKQILLPYQIERRHYEVYGAPIIGHNNVWKGIVVVFHDITELKKLEQMRKDFVANVSHELKTPITSIKGFSETLLDGAMKDEDTLRNFLDIILKESDRLQSLIQDLLELSKVEKSGFELSLQKESISGLIEEILPILNERAREKGITLDVHNESPVLAEVDSYRLKQVFINLISNAISYTPPGGIVEVGVEDAGKQVLVSIKDNGIGIAQEEIPRIFERFYRVDKARSRNSGGTGLGLAIVKHILEAHEAKIEVESELNKGTTFKVLLNKQFHESIHEGE; encoded by the coding sequence ATGACCAAGTACAGGACGAAGCTTCTTCTGGCGCTCATCACCCTTATCATCGGCGTGTTGATCGGGCTGGGTCTCCTGCTTGGACAAATCTTCAAGAATTTTTATCTGGAGACGCTGAACTCCAGGATTCAGAAAGAAGCAAGGCTTCTTGCCAATTCAATAGAAGAAAATGGACCGCTGCAGGGAACGAATCCCTCCATCATCAATGAGCTCAGCGATATCCTCGATGTGCGCATTACCCTGCTGGATAAGGACGGGAAGGTCATTGACGATACGAAACGTCCGGGTTCCCTGGGGGATCAGAAGCAGAAGGAGATCATCGCATCCATCAAGGATGACTGGGATGTGAAGGACCGTCACAAGAAGGTGGTCGACGAAGGCAGGGAGTTCCGTTACTATTGGTATCCCCTCAATCAGAACGGGAATCAATCCGACGGACTCCTTATCATGAGTACCGAGGTGGATGAATTCGAAGAAGGGAACCAGCAGATATGGCTGGTCCTGACGATTTCCCTCGTACTTGCGTTGGTCCTGATCATCATCTTGGGGTCAAGGATCACCGTGCGGTATACAAAACCGATTGAATCCGCCACCAATGTAGCCATGGAGCTTGCGAAAGGGAATTATCGTGCCAGGACCTTCGAGGATCGACTCGATGAGACCAGCATGCTGAGCTCCTCGATCAATATCCTCGCACGTAACCTCCAGGAAATGGTCAATGCCCAGGAAATGCAGCAGGACCGGCTCACCACCCTGATCGAAAATATGGGAAGTGCCCTTCTCCTCATCGATCATCGCGGGTTTATCGTATTGACTAACCGCACCTTCAGGGAATTCTTCAATTTGGAGGAAAAGGAGCTTCGGAAGGTACGCTATCATGAAGTGATCCATTTCCAAGAGGTGAATCGACTGGTGGAGGAAATCTTCATGACGGAGAAGCGGGTCCGCAAGCAGATCCTGCTTCCTTACCAGATCGAGCGGAGGCACTACGAGGTATACGGGGCCCCGATCATCGGTCACAACAATGTGTGGAAGGGGATCGTCGTGGTCTTCCATGATATCACGGAACTGAAAAAGCTCGAGCAGATGAGAAAAGATTTTGTTGCCAATGTGTCGCATGAATTGAAGACGCCGATTACATCCATCAAGGGCTTCTCTGAAACGCTCCTCGATGGGGCGATGAAGGATGAGGACACCTTGAGGAACTTCCTCGACATCATCCTAAAGGAGAGCGACCGTCTTCAATCACTGATCCAGGATCTCCTGGAGCTGTCCAAAGTGGAAAAGAGCGGTTTCGAGCTCTCCCTTCAAAAGGAATCCATATCCGGACTCATCGAAGAGATCCTGCCCATCCTGAACGAGCGTGCCAGGGAAAAGGGTATCACCCTGGATGTGCACAATGAATCCCCGGTCCTTGCAGAGGTGGACAGCTACCGGTTGAAGCAGGTCTTCATCAACTTGATCAGCAATGCGATTTCCTACACTCCCCCAGGCGGGATCGTGGAAGTCGGAGTGGAAGACGCAGGAAAGCAGGTACTTGTGTCCATAAAAGATAACGGCATCGGGATTGCACAAGAGGAGATTCCGCGCATATTCGAGCGCTTCTACCGGGTTGATAAAGCAAGGAGCCGCAACTCCGGGGGAACCGGCCTCGGCCTTGCCATCGTCAAGCACATCCTGGAGGCGCATGAAGCGAAAATCGAAGTGGAAAGCGAACTGAATAAGGGGACGACATTCAAGGTGCTACTGAACAAACAATTCCATGAGAGCATCCATGAAGGGGAATGA
- a CDS encoding response regulator transcription factor: MSKNILVVDDEQSIATLLKYNLEQSGYAVMTAHDGEEGLNKAVSESPDLIILDLMLPSMDGIEVCKELRQRKISTPILMLTAKDDEFDKVLGLELGADDYMTKPFSPREVVARVKAILRRSQASAAVKEQSESHEVDYKEVGELKVYPEQYEAYFQGELLELTPKEFELLLYLTDNRGRVLTRDQLLSAVWNYDFAGDTRIVDVHISHLREKIETNTKKPIYIKTIRGLGYKLEGPKSS, from the coding sequence ATGAGCAAAAACATTCTGGTAGTGGATGATGAACAATCGATCGCAACATTGTTAAAATACAACCTGGAGCAGTCGGGTTATGCTGTCATGACGGCACACGACGGAGAGGAAGGCTTGAATAAGGCCGTCTCCGAATCACCCGATCTGATCATCCTTGATTTGATGCTTCCATCCATGGATGGGATCGAAGTGTGCAAAGAACTTCGCCAGCGAAAGATCAGTACGCCGATCCTCATGCTGACGGCAAAGGATGATGAATTCGATAAGGTGCTGGGACTCGAGCTCGGTGCCGATGACTATATGACGAAGCCCTTCAGTCCACGTGAAGTGGTGGCGAGGGTGAAAGCGATCCTGAGAAGGAGCCAGGCATCCGCTGCCGTGAAAGAACAATCCGAAAGCCATGAAGTGGATTACAAGGAAGTCGGAGAATTGAAAGTGTACCCCGAACAATATGAAGCGTATTTCCAAGGTGAACTCCTTGAACTGACGCCGAAGGAATTTGAACTTCTTCTTTACCTCACAGACAACCGCGGACGGGTATTGACAAGAGACCAGCTCCTGAGCGCGGTGTGGAATTATGATTTCGCGGGCGACACAAGGATCGTGGATGTGCATATCAGCCATCTCCGGGAGAAAATCGAGACCAATACGAAGAAACCGATCTACATCAAGACCATCAGGGGGCTTGGCTATAAATTAGAGGGTCCCAAATCCTCATGA
- a CDS encoding MaoC family dehydratase, producing the protein MLLGKKRKPGRKIEDMTIGEKLTLTEKIEDNELLLYLGLTNDANPLYIQHDYASQTPFKKPIVPSIMLTGIITSAVSKYLPGPGSHIVEQSIQFHKPVYHYATVRFLFEVKEIDLKAHSIIIEVTADNEDDERVVTGRINVCPPHRLEKMNSHALENF; encoded by the coding sequence ATGTTACTGGGTAAAAAAAGAAAACCGGGAAGAAAAATCGAAGATATGACCATTGGTGAGAAGCTGACGCTCACAGAGAAGATCGAGGACAATGAACTCCTTCTCTACCTTGGCTTGACGAATGATGCCAATCCTTTATATATTCAGCACGACTATGCATCGCAAACGCCTTTCAAGAAGCCGATCGTCCCATCCATCATGTTGACGGGAATCATCACATCAGCCGTCTCAAAATACCTGCCTGGACCCGGCTCGCATATCGTCGAACAATCCATCCAATTCCATAAGCCCGTCTATCACTACGCTACCGTCCGATTTCTGTTTGAAGTAAAAGAAATCGATTTGAAGGCCCATTCCATCATCATCGAAGTAACCGCAGATAATGAAGACGATGAAAGGGTCGTGACGGGAAGGATTAACGTATGCCCACCTCACCGGTTGGAGAAGATGAACAGCCATGCCCTTGAAAATTTTTAA
- the mdh gene encoding malate dehydrogenase, producing MTIKRRKVSVIGGGFTGATTALMLAQKELSDVVLVDIPQNEDPTKGKALDMLEASPVQGFDSNIMGTSNYEDTKDSDIVVITAGIARKPGMSRDDLVQTNQKVMKSVTQEIVKYSPNCYIIVLTNPVDAMTYTVFKESGFPKERVIGQSGVLDTARFRTFVAQELNLSVKDVTGFVLGGHGDDMVPLIRYSYAGGIPLETLIPKDRLDAIVERTRKGGGEIVGLLGNGSAYYAPAASLVQMVEAILKDQRRVIPAIAYLEGEYGYDGIYLGVPTILGGNGLEKIIELELTEEEKTALGQSASAVKNVMEALV from the coding sequence ATGACAATCAAACGTAGAAAAGTTTCAGTAATCGGTGGAGGATTCACTGGTGCCACAACAGCATTGATGCTTGCACAAAAAGAACTTTCTGATGTGGTGCTTGTTGATATCCCGCAAAATGAAGATCCGACCAAAGGAAAGGCTTTGGATATGCTCGAAGCAAGTCCGGTACAAGGATTCGATTCGAACATCATGGGTACGTCGAACTATGAAGATACGAAGGACTCGGACATCGTGGTGATCACAGCCGGTATCGCGCGTAAGCCTGGAATGAGCCGTGATGATCTTGTTCAGACGAACCAAAAAGTCATGAAGTCCGTGACGCAGGAAATCGTGAAGTACTCGCCAAACTGTTACATCATCGTATTAACGAACCCTGTGGATGCCATGACCTATACGGTGTTCAAAGAGTCCGGATTCCCTAAAGAGCGCGTCATCGGTCAATCGGGTGTCCTTGATACTGCCCGCTTCCGTACATTCGTTGCCCAAGAACTGAATCTATCAGTGAAAGACGTTACTGGTTTCGTTCTTGGTGGACATGGAGACGACATGGTACCGCTCATCCGCTATTCCTATGCAGGCGGAATCCCGCTTGAAACATTGATTCCGAAAGATCGCCTCGATGCCATCGTTGAGCGCACGCGTAAAGGTGGTGGGGAAATCGTCGGTCTTCTTGGAAACGGAAGTGCCTACTATGCCCCTGCAGCTTCACTCGTTCAGATGGTGGAAGCGATCCTCAAAGATCAACGCCGCGTCATCCCTGCCATCGCTTATCTTGAAGGCGAATATGGATATGACGGAATTTACCTTGGTGTACCAACGATCCTTGGTGGAAACGGTCTTGAGAAAATCATCGAGCTTGAACTGACGGAAGAAGAGAAAACAGCACTCGGCCAATCGGCAAGTGCCGTCAAAAACGTCATGGAAGCATTGGTGTAA
- the icd gene encoding NADP-dependent isocitrate dehydrogenase — translation MTQAEKITNENGQLNVPNHPIVPFIEGDGTGPDIWASSQRVLDAAVEKAYNGERKIEWKEVYAGEKAFNKTGEWLPAETLEAIREYFIAIKGPLTTPVGGGIRSLNVALRQELDLFTCLRPVRYFEGVPSPVKRPEDTDMVIFRENTEDIYAGIEYAKGSDEVKKLISFLQDEMGVNKIRFPETSGIGIKPVSEEGTSRLVRAAINYAITEGRKSVTLVHKGNIMKFTEGAFKNWGYELAEKEFGDKVFTWAQYDKIKDADGLDAANKAQADAEAAGKIIVKDSIADIFLQQILTRPAEFDVVATMNLNGDYISDALAAQVGGIGIAPGANINYESGHAIFEATHGTAPKYAGLDKVNPSSVILSGVLLLEHLGWNEAADLITKSMEKTIASKVVTYDFARLMDGATEVKCSEFGTALIENM, via the coding sequence ATGACACAAGCTGAAAAAATCACGAATGAGAATGGCCAATTGAACGTCCCGAATCATCCGATCGTACCATTTATCGAAGGAGACGGAACTGGTCCGGATATCTGGGCTTCCTCTCAGCGCGTCCTTGATGCTGCCGTTGAAAAAGCGTACAACGGTGAGCGCAAGATCGAGTGGAAAGAAGTGTATGCCGGTGAAAAAGCATTCAACAAAACGGGTGAATGGCTCCCTGCAGAAACGCTTGAAGCGATCCGCGAATACTTCATCGCGATCAAAGGACCACTGACAACTCCTGTAGGAGGCGGGATCCGCTCATTGAACGTAGCACTGCGTCAAGAGCTTGACCTGTTCACATGTCTTCGCCCTGTACGCTACTTCGAAGGCGTACCTTCACCGGTGAAGCGTCCTGAAGATACGGATATGGTCATCTTCCGTGAAAACACAGAAGATATCTATGCCGGTATCGAGTATGCAAAGGGTTCTGATGAAGTGAAAAAATTGATCAGCTTCCTTCAAGATGAAATGGGTGTCAACAAGATCCGTTTCCCTGAAACATCCGGGATCGGGATCAAACCTGTATCAGAAGAAGGGACAAGCCGTCTTGTGCGCGCTGCCATCAACTATGCGATCACAGAAGGCCGCAAGTCTGTAACCCTAGTCCACAAAGGAAACATCATGAAGTTCACTGAAGGAGCTTTCAAAAACTGGGGCTACGAGCTTGCTGAAAAGGAATTCGGCGATAAAGTATTCACATGGGCTCAATACGATAAGATCAAGGATGCTGACGGTCTTGATGCTGCCAACAAAGCACAAGCTGATGCTGAAGCTGCCGGCAAGATCATCGTAAAAGATTCCATCGCGGATATCTTCCTTCAACAAATCCTTACGCGTCCGGCTGAATTCGATGTTGTGGCGACCATGAACCTGAACGGTGACTACATCTCGGATGCCCTTGCTGCACAAGTTGGTGGAATCGGAATTGCTCCTGGAGCAAACATCAACTATGAATCCGGCCATGCCATCTTCGAAGCAACACACGGAACTGCACCTAAATATGCAGGCCTTGATAAAGTGAATCCATCTTCTGTCATCCTATCTGGCGTTCTTCTTCTTGAGCACCTCGGTTGGAATGAAGCAGCAGATCTGATCACGAAATCAATGGAAAAAACAATCGCTTCCAAAGTCGTAACATATGACTTTGCCCGTCTCATGGATGGAGCAACAGAAGTGAAATGTTCAGAGTTCGGTACAGCCTTGATCGAAAATATGTAA
- the citZ gene encoding citrate synthase translates to MTATRGLEGIVATTSSISSIIDDTLTYVGYNIDDLANNASFEEVIYLLWHLKLPTAGELEELSNLLAENAALPPEVIEHFKMYNTKEVHPMAALRTAVSMLGLYDDKADVMDPQENYMKAVRLQAKIPTIVTSFARIRNGQEPIAPRKDLNFAANFLYMLNGKTPEPVEIEAFNKALVLHADHELNASTFTARVCVATLSDVYSGVTAAIGALKGPLHGGANEQVMKMLTEIGSVDKAEEYVLEKLEKKEKIMGFGHRVYRQGDPRAKHLKEMSKRLTELTGQGKYYEISEKVDATFTSKKDLPPNVDFYSASVYHSLGIDHDLFTPIFAVSRVSGWLAHILEQYSDNRLIRPRADYIGPGKQEYVPVSERG, encoded by the coding sequence ATGACAGCGACTCGCGGATTAGAAGGAATTGTAGCTACTACGTCATCCATCAGTTCCATCATTGATGACACTCTTACATACGTAGGCTACAATATCGACGATCTAGCAAATAATGCTAGTTTCGAAGAGGTTATCTACTTATTGTGGCATCTTAAGCTTCCTACTGCAGGAGAGTTGGAAGAGCTATCCAACCTGCTTGCAGAAAATGCAGCTCTTCCACCTGAGGTGATCGAGCATTTCAAGATGTACAATACCAAGGAAGTCCACCCGATGGCAGCACTCAGGACGGCGGTATCCATGCTTGGCCTGTATGATGACAAGGCGGATGTCATGGATCCACAGGAAAACTACATGAAAGCCGTGCGCCTTCAGGCGAAGATCCCGACGATCGTCACGTCATTCGCACGCATCCGTAACGGACAGGAGCCGATTGCGCCTCGCAAGGATTTGAACTTTGCGGCGAACTTCCTGTATATGCTGAACGGCAAAACACCTGAACCGGTTGAAATCGAAGCGTTCAACAAAGCGCTCGTCCTTCATGCCGACCACGAACTGAATGCGTCTACCTTCACGGCCCGTGTATGCGTTGCCACTCTATCAGATGTCTATTCTGGTGTCACGGCGGCCATCGGCGCGTTGAAAGGTCCGCTTCACGGTGGTGCGAATGAACAGGTCATGAAGATGCTCACTGAAATCGGAAGCGTCGATAAGGCTGAAGAGTACGTACTTGAAAAGCTGGAGAAAAAAGAGAAAATCATGGGCTTCGGACACCGCGTCTATCGTCAAGGGGACCCTCGTGCCAAGCATCTTAAGGAAATGTCGAAGCGCCTAACCGAGCTGACGGGACAAGGCAAATACTACGAAATCTCCGAGAAAGTGGATGCAACGTTCACCTCGAAGAAGGATCTTCCACCGAACGTCGATTTCTATTCTGCGTCCGTCTATCACAGCCTTGGGATCGACCATGATCTGTTCACGCCGATCTTTGCGGTCAGCAGGGTATCGGGCTGGCTTGCACATATCCTTGAGCAATATTCCGACAACCGTCTGATCCGTCCTCGTGCCGATTATATCGGGCCTGGGAAGCAAGAATACGTGCCGGTAAGCGAAAGAGGTTAA
- a CDS encoding DUF441 domain-containing protein has protein sequence MSQPLLFLLLLLGIGFVAKNQSIIIASAVLIILRVLGADEKIFSTISGKGINWGVTIITIAVLAPIATGEIGFKDLISSMKSPYAWIALISGMAVAIIAKNGLTLLENDPHITTALVLGTVIAVAVFKGVAVGPLIGAGIAYLAMKVYEMIA, from the coding sequence TTGTCCCAGCCTTTATTATTTTTACTATTATTATTAGGGATCGGGTTCGTAGCCAAGAACCAATCCATCATCATTGCATCGGCTGTATTGATTATCCTTCGTGTGCTGGGTGCAGACGAGAAGATTTTCAGCACGATCTCCGGTAAAGGCATCAACTGGGGGGTGACCATCATCACGATCGCCGTGCTTGCCCCCATCGCCACGGGTGAGATCGGCTTCAAGGATCTCATTTCATCCATGAAGTCCCCGTACGCTTGGATTGCATTGATATCCGGGATGGCAGTGGCCATCATCGCCAAGAATGGATTGACCCTCCTGGAAAACGATCCCCACATCACGACGGCACTCGTACTTGGTACCGTCATCGCGGTTGCCGTATTCAAGGGGGTCGCTGTCGGTCCCCTTATCGGAGCAGGGATCGCCTATCTTGCCATGAAGGTATATGAAATGATCGCTTAG
- the ytvI gene encoding sporulation integral membrane protein YtvI, with translation MNLEYLYRFIRFLIVVAIVSLAFVALFYIWKLAYPFVIAIAIAFLMNPLVNVLEKKARFPRIWAVTLSLLMIVSAFAGLITLLIAEIVSGANYLAEVLPKHVETLVDYGEDVIAGKVMPFYEQVSGLFKNLDAGQQDTVMENIQAAGTKIATSAGDFLQNFFTRLPQLVSWIPNAATVLIFSALATFFISKDWYTLSSRAERFIPGKAMTSGRKVIVDLKKALFGLIRAQFTLISITAIMVLIGLLILKVDYAITIALVTGLVDLMPYLGTGVVFVPWIAYEFITGNMGLGIGLSVLYVVVIVQRQIMEPKILSSSIGLDPLATLVALFVGFKLIGFLGLIVGPIVLVIGQTLHRAGVFKDTWRFIIGEK, from the coding sequence TTGAACCTGGAGTATTTATATCGATTCATTCGTTTTCTCATTGTCGTGGCCATCGTGAGCCTAGCGTTCGTTGCCCTGTTTTACATATGGAAACTCGCTTACCCTTTTGTGATCGCCATTGCCATCGCCTTCCTGATGAACCCCTTGGTGAATGTTCTCGAAAAAAAGGCGAGGTTTCCGCGCATATGGGCCGTGACCCTTTCCCTGCTCATGATTGTATCAGCTTTTGCCGGATTAATCACCCTGCTGATTGCGGAAATTGTCTCAGGAGCCAATTATCTGGCAGAAGTTTTGCCTAAACATGTCGAAACCCTCGTGGATTACGGAGAGGATGTCATAGCCGGGAAGGTCATGCCGTTCTATGAGCAGGTGTCCGGTTTGTTCAAGAATCTCGATGCAGGACAGCAGGATACCGTCATGGAAAATATACAGGCCGCAGGAACGAAAATCGCCACTTCTGCAGGGGACTTCCTTCAAAATTTCTTCACGAGGCTCCCGCAGCTCGTTTCGTGGATCCCGAATGCTGCCACTGTGCTGATTTTCTCTGCACTGGCCACCTTTTTCATCAGTAAGGACTGGTATACATTATCCTCAAGAGCGGAAAGGTTTATTCCCGGGAAAGCCATGACAAGCGGCAGGAAGGTGATTGTCGACTTGAAAAAGGCACTATTCGGCTTAATCAGGGCACAGTTCACCCTGATCTCCATCACCGCCATCATGGTCCTGATCGGACTTCTGATCCTGAAAGTCGACTATGCCATCACCATCGCGCTTGTGACCGGACTTGTGGATCTGATGCCATACCTTGGTACCGGAGTCGTATTCGTCCCATGGATCGCCTATGAATTCATCACGGGGAATATGGGTCTCGGGATCGGATTGTCCGTCCTCTATGTTGTCGTGATTGTGCAAAGGCAGATCATGGAGCCGAAAATCCTCTCTTCCAGTATCGGACTTGACCCACTTGCGACACTTGTGGCCCTTTTTGTCGGCTTCAAGCTCATCGGTTTCCTCGGTCTCATCGTCGGCCCCATCGTCCTCGTCATCGGACAGACGCTTCACCGTGCGGGGGTGTTCAAGGACACTTGGCGATTCATCATCGGAGAAAAATGA
- a CDS encoding FxsA family protein, which produces MKYILASLIIFPFVEISLLIWSGHLIGAFPTISLMILTGLLGAFLAKKQGLDAIRKVQQDIQSGRMPGGHVTDGLCIAAGGFLLILPGFVSDLLGLILLLPPTRSMIKPFLFRLFRRWGRNRNVIIYR; this is translated from the coding sequence ATGAAATACATTCTCGCTTCCCTCATCATCTTTCCATTTGTTGAAATCAGCCTGTTGATCTGGTCGGGTCATCTGATCGGAGCTTTCCCTACCATCTCCCTCATGATCCTGACGGGGCTCCTTGGGGCATTCCTTGCTAAGAAGCAGGGTCTCGATGCAATCCGGAAAGTCCAGCAGGATATCCAGAGCGGGCGCATGCCAGGCGGACACGTCACAGATGGCCTCTGCATTGCAGCAGGCGGCTTTCTCCTCATCCTGCCGGGATTTGTTTCCGATCTGCTCGGACTCATCCTGTTGCTGCCGCCGACGCGCAGTATGATAAAGCCCTTCCTCTTCAGGCTGTTCAGGAGATGGGGAAGGAACCGGAATGTCATCATCTATCGCTGA